From the Gouania willdenowi chromosome 19, fGouWil2.1, whole genome shotgun sequence genome, one window contains:
- the csnk1e gene encoding casein kinase I isoform X2, protein MELRVGNKYRLGRKIGSGSFGDIYLGSNIATGEEVAIKLECVKTKHPQLHIESKFYKMMQGGGIPSIKWCGAEGDYNVMVMELLGPSLEDLFNFCSRKFSLKTVLLLADQMISRIEYIHSKNFIHRDVKPDNFLMGLGKKGNLVYIIDFGLAKKYRDARTHQHIPYRENKNLTGTARYASINTHLGIEQSRRDDLESLGYVLMYFNLGSLPWQGLKAATKRQKYERISEKKMSTPIEVLCKGYPSEFSTYLNLCRSLRFDDKPDYSYLRQLFRNLFHRQGFSYDYVFDWNMLKFGASRATEDGERERREGKEGEERAGGGQRGAGGRALPSGPNLSAANRVRNEGDAAPTNPATRGAQQSGNRSPQAGRAERAERERKVAMRLHRGAPANVSSSDLTARLDQSHITASQVSVPVEHLAK, encoded by the exons ATGGAGTTGAGGGTTGGAAACAAATATCGCCTTGGTAGGAAAATCGGAAGCGGATCGTTTGGAGATATTTATCTCG GTTCAAACATTGCTACAGGGGAGGAGGTGGCCATCAAACTGGAATGTGTGAAGACCAAACACCCACAGCTCCACATCGAGAGCAAGTTCTACAAAATGATGCAGGGTGGAG GAATCCCGTCCATTAAGTGGTGCGGTGCAGAAGGCGACTACAACGTTATGGTGATGGAGCTGCTGGGGCCGAGTCTGGAGGACCTTTTTAACTTCTGCTCCCGTAAATTCAGCCTGAAAACTGTCCTGCTGCTGGCTGACCAGATG aTTAGTAGGATTGAATACATCCATTCCAAGAACTTCATCCACAGAGATGTGAAGCCGGATAACTTCCTGATGGGACTCGGAAAGAAGGGCAACCTGGTGTACATCATAGACTTTGGCCTGGCAAAGAAATACCGGGACGCTCGCACGCACCAGCACATTCCTTACCGTGAGAACAAGAACCTTACCGGTACCGCACGCTACGCCTCCATCAACACCCACCTGGGAATCG AACAATCCAGACGAGATGACTTGGAGTCCCTGGGCTACGTTCTCATGTACTTCAACCTTGGCTCTCTGCCCTGGCAGGGGCTCAAAGCTGCCACCAAGAGGCAGAAGTATGAACGCATCAGTGAGAAGAAAATGTCCACCCCCATTGAGGTGCTCTGCAAGGGGTATCCCT CCGAGTTTTCCACTTACCTGAACTTGTGTCGCTCCCTGAGGTTTGATGATAAACCAGACTACTCATATCTGAGGCAGCTTTTCCGGAACCTTTTCCACAGACAGGGTTTCTCTTATGACTACGTCTTTGACTGGAATATGCTGAAATTT GGCGCCAGCAGAGCAACAGAAGATGGAGAGAGGGAGCGGAGAGAGGGGAAAGAAGGGGAGGAACGGGCTGGAGGAGGCCAAAGAGGAGCTGGAGGTCGAGCCCTGCCTTCTGGTCCCAACCTTTCTGCAGCCAATAGAGTCAGGAATGAAGGAGACGCGGCTCCAACAAACCCAGCAACACGAGGAGCTCAGCAGTCAG GTAACCGCTCTCCTcaagcaggaagggcagagcgAGCTGAGCGGGAGAGGAAAGTGGCCATGAGGCTTCATCGAGGAGCTCCAGCTAACGTCTCCTCCTCTGACCTCACCGCGCGCCTCGACCAATCACACATCACTGCATCACAG GTCAGTGTGCCAGTTGAACATCTGGCAAAGTGA
- the csnk1e gene encoding casein kinase I isoform X1, with product MELRVGNKYRLGRKIGSGSFGDIYLGSNIATGEEVAIKLECVKTKHPQLHIESKFYKMMQGGVGIPSIKWCGAEGDYNVMVMELLGPSLEDLFNFCSRKFSLKTVLLLADQMISRIEYIHSKNFIHRDVKPDNFLMGLGKKGNLVYIIDFGLAKKYRDARTHQHIPYRENKNLTGTARYASINTHLGIEQSRRDDLESLGYVLMYFNLGSLPWQGLKAATKRQKYERISEKKMSTPIEVLCKGYPSEFSTYLNLCRSLRFDDKPDYSYLRQLFRNLFHRQGFSYDYVFDWNMLKFGASRATEDGERERREGKEGEERAGGGQRGAGGRALPSGPNLSAANRVRNEGDAAPTNPATRGAQQSGNRSPQAGRAERAERERKVAMRLHRGAPANVSSSDLTARLDQSHITASQVSVPVEHLAK from the exons ATGGAGTTGAGGGTTGGAAACAAATATCGCCTTGGTAGGAAAATCGGAAGCGGATCGTTTGGAGATATTTATCTCG GTTCAAACATTGCTACAGGGGAGGAGGTGGCCATCAAACTGGAATGTGTGAAGACCAAACACCCACAGCTCCACATCGAGAGCAAGTTCTACAAAATGATGCAGGGTGGAG TAGGAATCCCGTCCATTAAGTGGTGCGGTGCAGAAGGCGACTACAACGTTATGGTGATGGAGCTGCTGGGGCCGAGTCTGGAGGACCTTTTTAACTTCTGCTCCCGTAAATTCAGCCTGAAAACTGTCCTGCTGCTGGCTGACCAGATG aTTAGTAGGATTGAATACATCCATTCCAAGAACTTCATCCACAGAGATGTGAAGCCGGATAACTTCCTGATGGGACTCGGAAAGAAGGGCAACCTGGTGTACATCATAGACTTTGGCCTGGCAAAGAAATACCGGGACGCTCGCACGCACCAGCACATTCCTTACCGTGAGAACAAGAACCTTACCGGTACCGCACGCTACGCCTCCATCAACACCCACCTGGGAATCG AACAATCCAGACGAGATGACTTGGAGTCCCTGGGCTACGTTCTCATGTACTTCAACCTTGGCTCTCTGCCCTGGCAGGGGCTCAAAGCTGCCACCAAGAGGCAGAAGTATGAACGCATCAGTGAGAAGAAAATGTCCACCCCCATTGAGGTGCTCTGCAAGGGGTATCCCT CCGAGTTTTCCACTTACCTGAACTTGTGTCGCTCCCTGAGGTTTGATGATAAACCAGACTACTCATATCTGAGGCAGCTTTTCCGGAACCTTTTCCACAGACAGGGTTTCTCTTATGACTACGTCTTTGACTGGAATATGCTGAAATTT GGCGCCAGCAGAGCAACAGAAGATGGAGAGAGGGAGCGGAGAGAGGGGAAAGAAGGGGAGGAACGGGCTGGAGGAGGCCAAAGAGGAGCTGGAGGTCGAGCCCTGCCTTCTGGTCCCAACCTTTCTGCAGCCAATAGAGTCAGGAATGAAGGAGACGCGGCTCCAACAAACCCAGCAACACGAGGAGCTCAGCAGTCAG GTAACCGCTCTCCTcaagcaggaagggcagagcgAGCTGAGCGGGAGAGGAAAGTGGCCATGAGGCTTCATCGAGGAGCTCCAGCTAACGTCTCCTCCTCTGACCTCACCGCGCGCCTCGACCAATCACACATCACTGCATCACAG GTCAGTGTGCCAGTTGAACATCTGGCAAAGTGA
- the LOC114481851 gene encoding putative protein TPRXL: MSSQPTSNSPRPTSNSPRPTSNSSQPTSNSPRPTSNSPRPLSNSSQPTSNSPRPTSNSPRPTSNSSQPTSNYPRPTSNSPRPTSNSPQPTSNSPQPTSNSPRPTSNSPRPTSNSSQPTSNSPRPTSNNCLPTSNSPRPLSNSSQLTSNSSRPTSNSSQPTSNSSQPTSNSPQPQSNSPRPTSNSPRPTSNSPRPTSNSPRPTSNSPRPTSSSPRPTSNNYRPPSKSPRPLSNSSQPTSNSPQPPSKSSQPTSNSSQPTSNSPRPPSNSPRPTSNSPKPASNSPRPTSNSPKPASNSP, encoded by the exons ATGag TTCTCAACCAACATCCAACAGTCCTAGACCAACATCCAACAGTCCCCGACCAACATCCAACAGTTCTCAGCCAACATCCAACAGTCCTCGACCAACATCCAACAGTCCCCGACCATTATCCAACAGTTCTCAACCAACATCCAACAGTCCTAGACCAACATCCAACAGTCCTCGACCAACATCCAACAGTTCTCAGCCAACATCCAACTATCCTAGACCAACATCCAACAGTCCTCGACCAACATCCAACAGTCCTCAACCAACATCCAACAGTCCTCAACCAACATCCAACAGTCCTAGACCAACATCCAACAGTCCTCGACCAACATCCAACAGTTCTCAACCAACATCAAACAGTCCTCGACCAACATCCAACAATTGTCTACCAACATCCAACAGTCCCCGACCATTATCCAACAGTTCTCAACTAACTTCCAACAGTTCTCGACCAACATCCAACAGTTCTCAACCAACATCCAACAGTTCTCAACCAACATCCAACAGTCCTCAACCACAATCCAACAGTCCTAGACCAACATCCAATAGTCCTAGACCAACATCCAACAGTCCTCGACCAACATCCAACAGTCCTAGACCAACATCCAACAGTCCTCGACCAACATCCAGCAGTCCTCGACCAACATCCAACAATTATCGACCACCATCCAAGAGTCCCCGACCATTATCCAACAGTTCTCAACCAACATCCAACAGTCCTCAACCACCATCCAAGAGTTCTCAACCAACATCCAACAGTTCTCAACCAACATCCAACAGTCCTCGACCACCATCCAACAGTCCTAGACCAACATCCAACAGTCCTAAACCAGCATCCAACAGTCCTAGACCAACATCCAACAGTCCTAAACCAGCATCCAACAGTCCTTAA